A genome region from Ammoniphilus oxalaticus includes the following:
- a CDS encoding YheC/YheD family protein: protein MKTILGILVHRITDPHRYDPTRKIAIESGFDEVLVYTPPDVNLKQTTIHGYVYVNKEWIKQTEPFPSITYDIGYYNEPALMQKMRQMKRLRSLPLIGYSIGSKWTIHRHLAQARLLRPFLIPTQLANDTRPILNMIQKSHSVMVKPLNGSGGKGIFRITKKEDNYELSDHLQTTPITLSRSELEQRLSKTLRKQRYLVQKWIDIRDKHDCVFDIRAFMQKNRHGQWQMTGIGVRQGKEETMTSNLSGGGQAHHVQPFLRKQYDESTADALYRKLVRLSEYIPPFLERSYNTRLAELGLDLAIDRQQQIWIIEVNIKPGKTLMRKLGHFDTDHEALRAPIEYARFLVDRFHKQRR, encoded by the coding sequence GTGAAAACAATATTAGGCATTTTGGTCCATCGCATTACAGACCCGCATCGCTATGATCCGACGCGGAAAATCGCGATTGAATCAGGGTTTGATGAGGTCCTCGTCTATACGCCGCCTGATGTTAATCTAAAACAAACCACGATTCACGGCTACGTCTATGTAAATAAGGAGTGGATCAAGCAAACCGAGCCGTTTCCCTCGATTACGTATGATATCGGTTATTACAATGAGCCCGCGCTCATGCAAAAAATGAGACAGATGAAACGGCTTCGCAGCCTCCCGCTCATTGGTTATAGCATCGGAAGCAAATGGACCATTCACAGGCACTTAGCCCAAGCAAGGTTGTTGCGTCCCTTTTTAATCCCAACACAGCTCGCTAATGACACGAGGCCCATTTTAAACATGATTCAAAAGAGCCATTCAGTCATGGTGAAACCGTTAAATGGCAGTGGCGGAAAAGGAATCTTCCGCATTACGAAAAAAGAAGATAATTATGAGCTTTCAGATCATTTGCAGACGACGCCAATCACGTTGAGCCGATCCGAGCTAGAACAGAGACTTAGTAAAACATTGCGGAAACAACGCTATCTTGTTCAAAAATGGATCGACATTCGCGACAAACATGATTGTGTCTTTGACATTCGGGCATTCATGCAAAAAAACAGACATGGACAATGGCAAATGACGGGGATCGGGGTGAGACAAGGAAAAGAAGAGACAATGACTTCCAACCTGAGTGGCGGAGGTCAAGCGCATCACGTTCAACCTTTCCTTCGTAAGCAATATGATGAATCGACTGCCGACGCATTGTATCGCAAACTCGTAAGATTAAGCGAATACATCCCGCCATTCCTTGAAAGATCATACAACACAAGGCTTGCTGAGCTCGGTTTAGACTTAGCGATCGATCGACAACAACAGATTTGGATCATTGAAGTCAATATCAAACCTGGCAAAACACTCATGCGTAAGTTAGGTCACTTTGACACCGATCATGAGGCCTTGCGAGCCCCCATCGAGTATGCCCGCTTCCTTGTTGACCGCTTTCATAAACAGCGACGTTAG
- a CDS encoding ATP-binding protein, translating into MERLSFSELDKQKVLVSVSELARNVLVHANGQGFIESKILKDSLCITVVDQGPGILNIEEILRCAEVKSETGLGLGLNGVKRLMDEFYVETGEGGTKIIAVKWRGSSRGVERNRSNARSTSIDRSNFGGYRP; encoded by the coding sequence ATGGAAAGGCTTTCGTTTTCAGAGTTAGATAAACAAAAGGTGTTAGTCAGCGTCTCCGAGTTAGCCCGGAATGTGTTGGTTCACGCCAATGGACAAGGGTTTATTGAAAGCAAAATTTTAAAAGATAGCTTATGTATTACTGTGGTTGATCAGGGCCCCGGGATATTAAACATTGAAGAAATTCTTCGATGCGCGGAAGTTAAATCAGAAACAGGATTAGGCCTTGGCTTAAACGGCGTCAAACGATTGATGGATGAGTTCTACGTTGAAACGGGAGAAGGAGGTACGAAGATCATTGCCGTCAAATGGAGAGGATCTTCTCGAGGAGTCGAGAGAAACAGATCAAACGCTAGGTCGACTAGCATCGATCGGTCAAATTTCGGCGGGTATCGCCCATGA
- a CDS encoding ATP-binding protein, translating into MPSNGEDLLEESRETDQTLGRLASIGQISAGIAHEVKNPLTSVKGFLQLLQEEQQHSFLDMAASELDRALDTLENLLHVSKPDLDNEAYTSIHVCAELESIIYLFQDQLYRVQVKTDFENTNEIILGQRNQLKKAFFNLLKNAFEAIAEEGQIIIGHRRIGNRILVTIEDSGAGVPEEKMEMLGTPFYTTKENGTGMGLAQVFSTIYQHGATIDVESYEGRGTKFMIQFPVVLNGEIEPRELDLPYEEGQSFEQYLEANREQFKSLLLQEAMTIFQRVEEAETLDQEDLLSTATSLKRYVIQGLQHEVIVMAKSHGRNWAKNGLPLILKLEWIQSFRKVFSDFAYTFYKRTSPELDSVLKMERQTTYILDHFINHYIASFTEYNKDVLRSHRELIDELSVPVILLTPSLGVLPIVGTIDTYRAKQIQERVLAQIESLKISRMIVDLSGVAYMDTAVVSHLFQIIEGLALLGCEAVVTGIRSEIANTIIDLGVRLTDKIHIQGTLQQALDKFGLKVTYTNDI; encoded by the coding sequence TTGCCGTCAAATGGAGAGGATCTTCTCGAGGAGTCGAGAGAAACAGATCAAACGCTAGGTCGACTAGCATCGATCGGTCAAATTTCGGCGGGTATCGCCCATGAAGTAAAAAATCCGTTAACATCTGTCAAAGGATTTCTTCAGTTACTGCAGGAGGAGCAACAACATTCGTTTTTAGATATGGCCGCATCCGAGTTGGATCGAGCCCTAGACACATTAGAGAACTTGCTTCATGTTTCAAAGCCGGACTTAGATAATGAAGCGTACACCTCCATTCATGTATGCGCCGAATTGGAATCGATCATTTATTTATTTCAAGATCAACTGTATCGCGTCCAAGTAAAAACCGATTTTGAAAACACCAATGAAATTATTTTGGGACAAAGAAATCAATTGAAGAAAGCTTTCTTTAATTTATTAAAAAATGCGTTCGAAGCAATCGCCGAGGAAGGCCAGATTATCATTGGGCATCGTCGAATTGGAAATCGCATCCTCGTTACGATTGAAGATTCCGGGGCGGGTGTCCCAGAGGAAAAAATGGAGATGCTGGGAACGCCCTTTTATACGACGAAAGAAAATGGAACAGGCATGGGACTAGCTCAAGTCTTTTCTACGATTTATCAACATGGCGCCACAATCGATGTTGAAAGCTATGAAGGGAGAGGAACCAAGTTTATGATACAGTTTCCTGTTGTCCTAAATGGGGAAATTGAACCGAGAGAATTGGACCTGCCTTATGAAGAAGGTCAATCCTTTGAGCAGTATTTGGAAGCGAATCGCGAGCAGTTTAAATCGTTACTACTTCAAGAGGCGATGACGATTTTTCAGCGTGTAGAGGAGGCAGAAACTCTCGACCAAGAAGATCTGCTAAGTACGGCGACGAGCTTAAAGAGATATGTGATTCAAGGGTTGCAACACGAAGTGATCGTGATGGCGAAAAGCCATGGGAGAAATTGGGCTAAAAATGGGTTGCCGCTTATTTTAAAATTAGAGTGGATCCAATCGTTTCGAAAGGTTTTCTCCGATTTCGCCTACACCTTTTACAAGCGAACGAGCCCGGAATTAGATTCGGTATTAAAGATGGAAAGACAAACGACGTACATTCTTGATCATTTTATTAATCACTACATTGCGAGTTTCACTGAATATAACAAAGACGTGTTGCGCTCCCATCGTGAACTAATTGATGAGCTTAGCGTGCCGGTCATTCTATTAACGCCATCTTTGGGTGTGTTGCCGATTGTAGGGACAATCGATACTTACCGCGCGAAACAAATTCAGGAACGCGTCTTGGCGCAGATCGAATCGCTCAAAATTAGCAGAATGATCGTCGATTTATCCGGCGTCGCGTACATGGATACGGCTGTCGTGAGTCATTTGTTTCAAATCATCGAGGGACTAGCATTGTTAGGGTGTGAGGCTGTCGTGACGGGGATACGCTCCGAGATCGCGAATACGATCATTGATCTCGGTGTGAGGCTGACCGACAAAATCCATATTCAAGGCACATTGCAACAGGCTCTTGACAAGTTTGGATTAAAAGTAACGTATACAAATGACATATAA
- a CDS encoding PaaI family thioesterase: MTEKHDVRSPFWDHIRIEEIEAHDGQSEIRCEIFQNLLNSAGVVHGGALATLVDASIGSAVRSTLDLSTQTSATVDLNIKYIKAGRGTVLTAKASLAHRGRTLVVGNSEIYDDQQNLVAIGSATFMILKRKQ; this comes from the coding sequence ATGACAGAAAAACATGATGTCCGTTCACCATTTTGGGACCATATTCGAATTGAAGAGATTGAAGCCCATGATGGTCAATCGGAAATTCGTTGCGAGATTTTTCAAAACCTGCTCAATTCCGCCGGCGTTGTGCATGGAGGGGCCTTAGCGACGCTTGTCGATGCCTCAATCGGCAGCGCGGTTCGTTCCACGCTCGATTTATCGACTCAAACTTCAGCGACAGTCGATTTAAACATTAAATACATAAAGGCGGGTAGAGGTACGGTCTTAACCGCAAAGGCGTCTCTCGCCCATCGCGGTCGCACGCTTGTCGTCGGAAATTCTGAAATTTACGATGATCAGCAAAATCTTGTCGCGATTGGATCCGCCACGTTTATGATTTTAAAAAGAAAGCAATAA
- a CDS encoding DUF6306 domain-containing protein, which translates to MSQIVDQLNEMLEAEKAGVETMAFFLEKDPTNELYKEVKNDEAWACAGLIQSVKREGGKISTGKGDFAYKVKALTTIEEQIELLVRGQTWVVRRIDRALDSPMSDETRAFLLEMREKHLVNNDKVEAYGANNA; encoded by the coding sequence GTGAGTCAAATTGTTGATCAATTAAACGAAATGCTTGAGGCTGAAAAAGCTGGAGTGGAAACGATGGCTTTCTTTTTGGAAAAGGACCCGACGAACGAGCTATATAAAGAGGTTAAAAATGATGAAGCTTGGGCGTGCGCCGGATTAATTCAAAGCGTCAAACGCGAAGGCGGTAAAATCAGTACGGGCAAGGGTGATTTTGCTTACAAAGTGAAAGCGTTAACAACGATTGAGGAACAAATTGAATTGTTGGTTCGGGGGCAAACGTGGGTTGTGCGTAGAATCGATAGAGCGCTTGATTCGCCGATGTCAGACGAAACACGGGCATTTTTGCTGGAGATGAGAGAAAAGCATTTGGTTAATAATGATAAGGTGGAAGCTTACGGAGCGAATAACGCATAA
- a CDS encoding NRDE family protein yields MCVIFIAYRQHPNYELIVASNRDELHSRPTESAAFWEDQPQLLAGRDAVEWGTWLGVTKNGRFAGLTNYRQAERDDPTKNSRGQLVKDFLVSSEPASDYVSKIQAEKDNYNGFNLLVYDQQAMYYYSARQNQVTQLEPGVYGLSNAELNTAWPKVEKGVQRLKALLETYPDTLPEKDLFELLADREIAADDRLPDTGIGLEQERLVSPIFIHSPEYGTCSSTVLTMTRNGQVSFTERTFKQGQPFNDDAHFSFQLEEKGGM; encoded by the coding sequence ATGTGTGTCATTTTTATTGCATACCGACAACACCCGAACTACGAATTGATTGTGGCCTCGAATCGGGATGAGTTACATAGTCGCCCGACAGAATCGGCCGCTTTTTGGGAAGATCAGCCCCAACTGTTAGCCGGACGTGACGCGGTTGAGTGGGGGACATGGCTTGGTGTAACAAAAAATGGCCGTTTTGCGGGGCTGACCAATTACCGTCAGGCGGAACGGGATGACCCCACAAAAAATTCCCGCGGTCAACTTGTCAAAGACTTTTTAGTGTCTTCCGAGCCTGCGTCTGATTACGTTTCCAAAATCCAAGCTGAAAAGGACAACTACAACGGATTTAACTTGCTTGTCTATGATCAGCAAGCGATGTATTACTATTCAGCGCGCCAAAATCAGGTTACCCAACTGGAACCGGGTGTGTACGGATTGAGCAATGCGGAGTTAAACACAGCGTGGCCAAAAGTTGAAAAAGGAGTTCAGCGTTTGAAAGCGTTGCTTGAGACGTATCCAGACACGCTGCCAGAGAAGGATTTATTCGAGCTGTTGGCGGATCGCGAAATCGCCGCGGACGATCGATTGCCTGACACAGGGATTGGGCTTGAACAGGAACGACTCGTTTCTCCGATCTTTATTCACAGTCCCGAATATGGCACCTGTTCATCCACGGTACTCACGATGACGCGCAATGGACAAGTTTCCTTTACGGAGCGTACATTTAAGCAGGGACAACCCTTCAACGATGATGCTCATTTTTCTTTTCAATTGGAAGAGAAAGGCGGAATGTGA
- a CDS encoding ornithine--oxo-acid transaminase, whose protein sequence is MTRKRSRAVIKKTEQYGAPNYHPLPIVISKAEGSWVEDPEGNRYLDMLSAYSALNQGHRHPKIIQALKEQADRVTLTSRAFHNDQLCEFYELLSRLTGKEMVLPMNTGAEAVETAIKAVRRWAYEVKKVPENQAEIIVCSGNFHGRTITVTSFSSEKEYQEGFGPFTPGFKIIPYGDIAALRQAITPNTAAFLFEPIQGEAGIVIPPDGFLKEAAELCKQHHVLTIADEIQTGFGRTGKPFACDWEQVIPDLYVMGKALGGGVFPISAVAADKEVLGLFNPGSHGSTFGGNPLGCAVAIAALEVFEEEQLARRSLELGRYFMEQLRQMKHPSIREIRGRGLFIGIECVDEARPYCEALKEQGLLCKETHVTTIRLAPPLNISKQDLDWAFTRIQAVFN, encoded by the coding sequence ATGACTCGTAAACGATCTCGCGCTGTTATTAAAAAGACGGAACAATATGGGGCGCCGAACTATCATCCGCTGCCGATCGTGATTTCTAAGGCGGAAGGCTCTTGGGTGGAAGACCCGGAAGGGAATCGTTATTTAGATATGTTGAGCGCTTACTCAGCTTTAAATCAAGGACACCGTCATCCTAAAATTATTCAGGCTTTGAAGGAACAAGCGGATCGGGTTACACTCACTTCACGCGCTTTTCACAACGATCAACTCTGCGAGTTTTATGAGTTGCTATCCCGATTAACGGGCAAGGAAATGGTCTTACCAATGAATACAGGGGCGGAAGCGGTGGAGACAGCGATTAAGGCCGTCCGTCGCTGGGCTTATGAGGTGAAGAAAGTGCCTGAAAATCAGGCGGAGATTATCGTCTGCTCGGGTAATTTCCATGGTCGAACGATTACCGTTACTTCTTTTTCATCGGAGAAAGAGTATCAAGAGGGTTTTGGACCATTCACTCCCGGGTTCAAAATCATTCCGTATGGGGATATTGCGGCGTTGAGACAAGCGATTACGCCGAATACCGCCGCGTTTTTATTTGAACCGATACAAGGGGAGGCAGGGATTGTCATCCCTCCAGACGGATTTTTAAAAGAGGCGGCGGAGTTATGTAAGCAACATCACGTGTTGACGATTGCCGATGAAATTCAGACGGGTTTTGGTCGGACGGGCAAACCATTCGCCTGTGATTGGGAGCAAGTTATCCCCGATTTATATGTGATGGGTAAAGCGCTTGGCGGGGGGGTATTTCCGATTTCAGCCGTTGCCGCCGATAAAGAAGTATTGGGCCTGTTTAACCCTGGTTCGCATGGATCAACGTTTGGCGGCAATCCGCTAGGATGCGCCGTGGCGATTGCGGCGTTGGAAGTGTTTGAAGAAGAGCAGTTGGCGCGGCGTTCGTTGGAATTGGGTCGTTATTTTATGGAGCAATTGCGGCAAATGAAACATCCATCGATTCGTGAGATTCGGGGTCGCGGGCTATTTATCGGGATTGAGTGTGTCGATGAAGCGCGTCCGTATTGCGAAGCCTTAAAGGAACAAGGTTTACTCTGTAAGGAAACCCACGTCACAACGATTCGACTCGCCCCACCTTTAAATATCTCAAAACAAGATCTCGACTGGGCCTTCACGCGCATTCAGGCCGTCTTTAATTAA
- a CDS encoding DUF1028 domain-containing protein, with protein MYCNTFSIVARCPDSGRFGVAISTAVPAVGSLCSFAKAGVGAIATQAWVNPSLGVKGLALLEEGLSAEQTLKRLLAEDDGRNSRQLGIVDASGQSIAYTGSRTVRHQGHTSGPNYAIQGNMLKGPETLQAMEDSFCSSEGELAERLMRALEAGQAAGGDKRGKVSAALTVVDTEGFPYCELRVDEHADPVAELRRIFNIHRIGLMSCYNKWVSSIKEGKKVSMRELFKRD; from the coding sequence ATGTATTGTAATACATTTTCGATCGTGGCTCGTTGTCCAGATTCGGGGCGTTTTGGCGTGGCCATTTCTACCGCGGTCCCTGCAGTCGGATCTCTATGCTCGTTCGCGAAAGCGGGAGTTGGGGCGATTGCGACGCAAGCGTGGGTGAATCCTTCGTTAGGCGTAAAAGGCCTGGCTTTGCTCGAGGAAGGACTGAGCGCGGAACAGACACTGAAACGATTATTGGCAGAAGATGACGGTCGTAATTCGCGGCAGTTGGGTATTGTTGACGCTAGCGGTCAATCCATTGCGTATACAGGATCGCGGACGGTGCGTCATCAGGGGCATACGAGTGGTCCGAACTATGCGATTCAAGGAAATATGTTAAAAGGACCTGAGACGTTGCAAGCGATGGAAGATTCTTTTTGCTCATCGGAAGGTGAATTGGCGGAACGATTGATGCGGGCTCTGGAAGCGGGACAAGCTGCAGGCGGGGACAAACGGGGGAAGGTGTCGGCTGCATTGACCGTGGTCGATACGGAAGGCTTCCCTTATTGTGAGCTGCGCGTCGATGAGCACGCAGATCCTGTCGCTGAACTACGCCGCATTTTTAATATCCATCGGATTGGTCTGATGTCTTGTTACAATAAATGGGTAAGCAGTATTAAAGAAGGAAAAAAGGTGTCGATGCGAGAATTATTTAAGAGAGACTAA
- a CDS encoding gamma-glutamyltransferase family protein, with product MVATSQPLAAQAGMDILKKGGNAIDAAIATAACLTVVEPSSNGIGGDAYAIVWVNGEMHGLNASGPSPQGISIEAMRKKGYSEMPKYGLTPVTVPGAPASWAMLSERFGKLPLKDVLQPAIDYAENGFPVPPTLSFAWNNAFQRYNLELPSNAFSLDDYEVYQEWYNVFAPNGRAPRAGEMWKSPDHAKTLRSIAETNAESFYHGEIADKIDALSKKYGGFIRKEDLQAYKPQWVKPISVNYRGYDVWEIPPNGQGLIALHSLNMLKGFDFHAKEMVETYHKQIEAMKLAFADGLAYITQEDKMEVAVKDILSEEYAQERREHIGEEAQRPFAGTPPKGGTVYLATADGEGNMVSFIQSNYMSFGSCVVVPDTGIALQNRGANFSLDPEHANRLEPNKLSFNTIIPGFLTKDGKALGPFGVMGGFMQPQGHVQVVMNMVDFGMNPQAALDAPRFQWTGNMRIELETAVPEHIALALAAKGHDIHWSLGSNTFGRGQIILRDEDGVLSGGTEARTDGSIAAW from the coding sequence ATGGTTGCGACATCGCAACCTTTAGCCGCGCAAGCCGGTATGGATATATTGAAGAAGGGCGGAAACGCGATTGACGCGGCCATTGCAACAGCTGCTTGTTTGACTGTCGTTGAACCAAGTTCAAACGGGATCGGTGGGGACGCCTATGCAATCGTGTGGGTTAATGGGGAAATGCATGGTTTAAACGCGAGCGGACCATCTCCGCAAGGCATCTCAATTGAAGCGATGCGCAAAAAAGGGTACAGTGAAATGCCGAAGTACGGCTTAACGCCTGTTACAGTGCCTGGGGCGCCAGCTTCATGGGCGATGTTATCGGAACGATTCGGTAAGTTGCCGTTAAAGGACGTTTTACAACCCGCAATTGACTATGCGGAAAATGGCTTTCCGGTTCCGCCAACGCTCAGTTTTGCTTGGAATAATGCGTTTCAGCGGTACAATCTTGAATTGCCGAGCAACGCCTTTTCTTTAGATGATTATGAGGTGTACCAGGAATGGTACAACGTGTTTGCTCCGAACGGAAGAGCGCCACGCGCGGGGGAGATGTGGAAGTCTCCTGACCATGCAAAAACATTGCGATCGATCGCTGAAACAAACGCAGAGTCGTTTTATCATGGGGAAATCGCCGACAAAATTGATGCTTTATCGAAAAAGTATGGCGGTTTCATTCGCAAAGAAGATTTGCAAGCTTACAAGCCGCAATGGGTTAAGCCGATCTCAGTCAACTATCGCGGCTACGATGTTTGGGAAATTCCTCCGAACGGACAAGGCTTGATTGCTCTACATTCATTAAACATGTTAAAGGGTTTTGATTTCCATGCCAAGGAAATGGTGGAAACGTATCATAAGCAAATTGAGGCGATGAAACTTGCGTTTGCCGATGGACTCGCCTATATTACGCAAGAAGACAAGATGGAAGTGGCCGTTAAAGATATTTTATCTGAAGAATATGCTCAAGAACGTCGTGAGCATATCGGAGAAGAGGCGCAACGTCCATTTGCGGGGACGCCGCCGAAGGGTGGAACCGTTTATCTTGCGACAGCGGATGGGGAAGGAAACATGGTTTCCTTTATCCAAAGTAACTACATGAGTTTCGGATCGTGTGTGGTCGTGCCGGACACAGGAATCGCATTGCAAAACCGTGGAGCGAACTTCTCTTTGGACCCAGAACACGCGAACCGTTTAGAGCCGAATAAGCTATCCTTTAACACTATCATCCCTGGCTTTTTAACAAAAGACGGCAAGGCATTGGGACCATTCGGTGTGATGGGTGGCTTTATGCAGCCGCAAGGTCACGTTCAAGTTGTAATGAACATGGTTGACTTTGGGATGAACCCGCAAGCGGCTTTAGATGCTCCGCGTTTCCAATGGACAGGAAATATGCGAATCGAGCTGGAAACAGCCGTGCCTGAACATATCGCGCTTGCTTTAGCGGCAAAAGGACATGACATTCATTGGTCACTGGGATCGAACACATTTGGTCGCGGCCAAATCATCTTGCGCGATGAAGATGGAGTGTTGTCCGGTGGCACCGAGGCGCGTACGGATGGATCCATCGCTGCTTGGTAA